The Chryseobacterium indicum genome includes a window with the following:
- a CDS encoding 3'-5' exonuclease, whose amino-acid sequence MDFCAIDFETATHERNSACELGICVVQDSKIIETKTWLIKPPSFPYFSPFNVDVHGILPDDVKDAPTFDEIWYEVEEMMYGTLMIAHNAGFDAGVLRGCLNHYGMFTPKLNYLCSIQLAKKSWNYLPRYGLKHLAEYHQISFNHHRAGDDAEVCAKISLLAFEKLFMTENDEINNSILNRYIKKL is encoded by the coding sequence ATGGATTTTTGTGCAATAGATTTTGAAACAGCAACTCACGAGCGAAACTCCGCCTGTGAACTGGGAATCTGTGTTGTACAGGATTCAAAAATCATTGAGACCAAAACATGGCTCATCAAGCCACCAAGTTTTCCTTATTTCAGCCCGTTTAATGTGGATGTTCACGGCATTCTTCCGGATGATGTGAAAGACGCTCCTACTTTTGACGAAATCTGGTATGAAGTGGAAGAAATGATGTACGGAACGTTAATGATTGCCCATAATGCAGGATTTGACGCAGGTGTGCTTCGCGGATGCCTGAATCATTACGGAATGTTCACGCCGAAGCTAAATTATCTTTGCAGTATCCAGTTAGCTAAAAAATCATGGAATTATCTTCCGAGATATGGATTAAAACATCTTGCTGAATATCATCAGATCAGTTTCAACCATCACAGAGCCGGTGATGATGCAGAGGTTTGTGCTAAAATATCTTTACTGGCTTTTGAAAAATTATTCATGACGGAAAATGATGAGATAAACAATTCTATTTTAAATAGGTATATAAAAAAATTGTAA